The Roseomonas marmotae genome segment TGAATCTTTCCTTCATGGCGTTGAGGTAATCGAGATCGACAGCGGCTCCCGCCCGATCGAGACTGTAGCCTCCAGCGTCATCGGTATCGTCGGCACGGCTCCCTGCGCCGATGCTGACGCCTTCCCGCTCAACACTCCCGTGCTCATCGCAGGCTCTCGCCGCGAGGCCGCCAAGCTGCTCGCTGTTCCCGGCGAGGATGACGGCACGCTCCCCGGCGCGCTGGATTCGATCTTTGACCAGGCTGGCGCCGTGGTCGTTGTCGTGCGCGTCGCAGTCGGACAGGACGACGCAGAAACGATCGCCAACGTGATCGGCGGTGTGGATAGCACGACTGGAGCCTATCAGGGCGTGCACGCTCTGCTCGCTGCCGAGTCCGTGCTGGGCGTCACGCCGCGCATCCTGCTCGCCCCCGGATTCACGCACCAGCGCCCCGCTTCCCCGACTGAGGAAGGCGCCTACACGGCCAATCCGGTCGTGGCAGAGCTGATCGGCATCGCCGAACGCCTGCGCGCCACGATCATCGCGGACGGTCCGAACACGACCGACGCCGCCGCGCTGACTTATGCAGAGGACTTCGGCTCCAGCCGCGTGTATGTGGTTGATCCGTGGGTGCTCAAGACCGACGACACGGGCGCCGTGGTGTCCGCTCCCCCGTCTCCCTGCGTCGCTGGCCTGATCGCCAAAAGCGACAACGAGCGCGGGTTCTGGTGGTCGCCGTCCAATCAGACGATCAACGGCATCGTGGGCACGACCCGCGCCGTGGACTTCGCACTCGGCGACGCAGCCTGCCGCGCGAACCTGCTCAACGCAGGGAACGTGGCGACGATCATCCGCCAGGACGGCTACCGGCTCTGGGGCAACCGCACGCTGGCATCCGATCAGAAGTGGATGTACCTCTCGGTGCGACGCACTGCCGACATCATCAACGACAGCCTGCTCCGCGCGCATCTCTGGGCGGTCGATCGCAACATCACCAAGACCTACGTCAAGGATGTGCTCGAGGGCGTGAACGCCTATCTGCGGCATCTGGTGACGATCGGCGCGATCATCGGCGGCCAGTGCTGGGCAGATCCCGAGCTCAACACTCCCGACCAGATCGCACAGGGCAAGGTGTATTTCGACTTCGATTTCTCTGCCGCCTACCCGGCTGAGCACATCACCTTCCGCTCTCATCTGGTGAACGATTATCTTGAGGAGATCTTCTGATGGCCGCTCGTGACGTAAGAAAGAACATCAACCTCTTCGTCGATGGTCGCGGATACGCAGGCCAAATCGAAGAGTTCAACCCGCCGAAGCTGACGCTCCAGACGGAGGAATTCCGTGCCGGTGGCATGGATGCCCCGATTGAGCTC includes the following:
- a CDS encoding phage tail sheath C-terminal domain-containing protein, whose protein sequence is MPESFLHGVEVIEIDSGSRPIETVASSVIGIVGTAPCADADAFPLNTPVLIAGSRREAAKLLAVPGEDDGTLPGALDSIFDQAGAVVVVVRVAVGQDDAETIANVIGGVDSTTGAYQGVHALLAAESVLGVTPRILLAPGFTHQRPASPTEEGAYTANPVVAELIGIAERLRATIIADGPNTTDAAALTYAEDFGSSRVYVVDPWVLKTDDTGAVVSAPPSPCVAGLIAKSDNERGFWWSPSNQTINGIVGTTRAVDFALGDAACRANLLNAGNVATIIRQDGYRLWGNRTLASDQKWMYLSVRRTADIINDSLLRAHLWAVDRNITKTYVKDVLEGVNAYLRHLVTIGAIIGGQCWADPELNTPDQIAQGKVYFDFDFSAAYPAEHITFRSHLVNDYLEEIF